The following are encoded together in the Oceanobacillus zhaokaii genome:
- a CDS encoding GatB/YqeY domain-containing protein produces MSLLDQLNQDMKLAMKSKDKETLSVIRMVKASIQNELINLGKATLSEDEELTILSREVKQRKDSLHEFKSAGREDLVNKVETELTIVQAYMPEQLTKEELLVIVQQAIQEVNATSKKDMGKVMSAVMPKVKGKADGSQINELVLQQLN; encoded by the coding sequence ATGTCACTACTTGATCAATTAAATCAAGATATGAAGCTAGCAATGAAAAGTAAAGATAAAGAGACCCTCAGCGTTATTCGTATGGTCAAGGCTTCTATACAAAATGAATTAATTAATCTAGGTAAAGCGACACTTTCAGAAGATGAAGAATTAACAATTTTATCACGTGAGGTTAAACAACGAAAAGATTCCCTCCATGAATTTAAATCTGCTGGACGCGAAGATCTTGTTAACAAAGTTGAAACAGAATTAACTATTGTGCAAGCATATATGCCAGAACAACTTACTAAGGAAGAATTGTTAGTAATTGTTCAGCAAGCGATTCAGGAAGTTAATGCTACATCCAAGAAGGATATGGGTAAAGTGATGAGCGCAGTGATGCCAAAAGTAAAAGGTAAGGCAGATGGCTCTCAAATAAATGAACTTGTATTACAACAATTAAATTAA